The sequence TTCATCGAAATCATCGTGCAGTAAACAGAAGTTATGAAGAACACAGGCAGCAACTATTATGTACACTTCCAGCTCTAGGTCAAGATGATTAAGTAGGAGAAGTTTTCTCCATCTTCCTTTTAGAAAAGAAATTGCCCTTTCTACTCTTTGCCGAATCGAGGAAAGTGCCTGGTTAAATCGCCGCTGCTGTGCTGTTAAATGGCCATTGTCCCTGAAGGGAGTTATGAGCCagctgaaaaaatgaaatttcacaCATCCATGATACATAGATGTGATTATACTTCCATAAACAAACAGCAGTTTTAACATAAACTTATTTAAAATATTGCCTTCATACCTAGCAGGTAGATGAAAtcggaaaaaagaaacagttcCTTTTCATATTTCAATTTATTGCTGAATAAAATCTTGGGAAAGGTTGGCTGAAAATTGCTTTAAGTAATTAATATTAGTATAATACAGTGGGCATTAAGAATTCAAAAATGGATTGAGCTTGACTAATGGTAAACTTTTACCCTAAATGTTAATGGAAAGCTTTACCACGTCCAGAAGTTCATTTGGCTGGGACAATGATcccaacaataatttattgtcttTAACACACATTTTGCAGAAATAAATGGCCCTTGTTTTAATGGAAGGGTTCAGTTATTCAAGCGTTTTTACTGCACCTTAATAATGGATATCCACCATCGCCCAGTGAGTGAGTGTCACCAGGAAATTTGTGGACACTTGTGTTCCACAGGACAGAATTGCGAAGCACTCTCGAGTCATGGACAGACCCTGGCCATCCAGCAACAACATCGGTAAACAGCAATTTGTCATCACacaccaacttgaagaaaatatcataaaatattatAGAGTTAGCAATAGTAAGGTAGGTTTATTTAAGCTGAAGCATCTTTTTAGTTCTACCTGAACATTTAATGAATGGAATTTCTTGCGGTTGATATATGCTTCCGGCTCCTAATATGAGTGCCATCTATAAGGCCAATCACACCAGGAAATTTACCTTCATCCTCAAAAGATGTGCTAATTTCCAGTATTTTATTTCCTGTGAGGTGAATTAGAACAGAAACGTACCCTGCGGTTAATACCTGTGAGCCAAAGACCGAGTAGGTAAAGGTTTTGAGATAGATCTTTGGTACTCACCCGTAGGCCATCTGATATATTCATTAGAAAGGCCAACAGCTGCCATCACAACTCTGCGAAACACCCTGCTGTAGCTGCTTCTGGTTATGTCAATACGATCTGCTATAGCCCTTGCTGGTTCTTGGTTGGCCATACCCCACAAAAGAGTTAAAATCTGCTTTTGAGGTTGAATAACTGGTCTTCCGGAAGGATTACCTACAGGGATATGCCCCGTTCGCAAAATTTCTCTGGATGGAATTTCGAATGTTTCCTCGGTCATACGAAAGTGACGTTTAAAGTCACCTGGTAAGTATCTGGGAACGGTATGCTCAAAATAACCCGCAATACGGGTTAAATTTCTCCGCATGAAACAGCTTGTGGCACTAAACACCACAATGTCGTCATCATCTTCTATAATATCGTTTATAACGTTGACATCGTCTTCCATTAACTCTGGCAAAAGCATCAGAACATCCGCCATTTTGAGAAACGTTGACAGAGGACTGGAACGAGACCGGTCGCCGTCACGATCCATTCGTCCCCACGAAATTTTAGAACCTTGGCCCCGAAATTTtagttgaatggatcgcgcccactGGTTCTTTGAATTTAGTCACTTCTGTTGTTATTAGATCACTAATGTTGTTAAGGATAAAATGAAAAGTATCACGGTTCACTCTAAGCCTTTTTTTAAACTGCTTATCTGTCCAGTTAGCATATCCATACTGCCACCACACAACATCCCTCATCTCGATCGGACATTTGGGTTTTCTCTCTTTGACAGAGCAATATGCCATAGCTGCAGGTAACACTCTGTGTTTCGCTTCTTCATTGTCCATGAATAGTTTACGTACAACTTGAGACTTTCTTCGTTTGAAATACAGTAGCTCTTCTTTAGCTTTTCTTGATGATTTTAATTCACGTGAGAACAAAAATACACCACTGCCAGTCACCATTTTAGTTTTAATGAAACCTTGCCTTACACTCGCCCCGAGTCTTTTCTGAACCCAACATCTACGCTTTTACTTCGATGACCAGCACCTAAATTCACATTTGGCAGAAAAGTAATATGGTTATCCATCCTTAAAATTCATACTTGTCGGGTTTTTGTGAGACGAAATTCCGTCCGAGAAGAGTTTGCGGTCTTCTAatatgaattcaacaaattaaaaaacagcTGGTTCCCTAGTTCCTGTTAAAACAACAGGAGCCATTTTTAAGCTTACAGTGTACCTTCCGATCCTTCAAATTTGGATTTTTGGGTAAAGTAATATGGGTAAACAtctttagtaaaaaaaaaaattgaaaaacagtGTGAGATTAGCGGAAAAGTGGCGGTTCTTTGTTTCAGCCTTACagaaaagtttttcttttgattGGCATTCTTAGCGCTGTTCTcgaatcaatttttttcactttatagGGACACTAAGGACTAATTGTTCGTTTGCCGACAAATTTGGACAGTTTCACATACAACCAACAAAAGTCTGTCTGGGGattttttatcttgaagtaATTTTCTTCTCTAAATGCGACTTTTGTACAATCACTACACAATCTATAGTTAACGCTTTGGATTTCAAAACTAtggaaaaaaagtaaattggccagggctcgagactaacggtagccaactagccacagactagtaaaaatttcattttggctagtgatttttgcgcttcactagccattttggctagtgaaaatttgtgagcacaGGAGGCTCAGAAGAAACCAATTAAAAGttcatttcaaattgttcacaaaacaaaattgtgtGAACGTATgcagaatttaaaacatggGCTGTAAGAAATATCATtgtataatttattggcccaaacaaaaactttaaattactaattGAAACTGCGAAAGACTGGTTGACTTTTTCGTGACTTTTTCATTTCTAAAAAGCGACgaacgacaaatgaactgcttgcccCCAATGTTAAGTCGTGCGTGAAATCATGCGGAGCTCTAGGGATCATATTTCATGAATGCAGCATCTGGACATCACACAAGCtttcaaaaacttaaaaaatcGAATTTGTTCGAGATTTGAATGCATATGATGCCTATATAATATCGATGCCTATatttgcaacttggaaataacGTTAAGATGGAAAAAATTATTGTGTTCACGAGAAATCGTGAAACGGCATTTTGAAAGAAACGATTGTTTTTCGACGGCGAGTTGCAAAGTTCTGTGAGAATTTCTCACGGAAGCGAAAACTTTGATTTTCGTTGTTAAGCGACAcctatataattataacatagATGCCAATGTTTGCAACATATGGAGTTAAggtggaacaaattattttgttcagtattttgaaagaaaagaaagttcttCAAACGCGCCATTTCCGAACTTTAGACGGCGGTTCTGTGAGAAAAGGGCGCACAAACTTTGCACTTGTCAGTTGTTCATTTGAAGCATACAGCAAGCTACACAGACTAGCATTTACTTGACTTGATGCGAAGATGGATATTAGGGTATATCTTGCGGGTGGAAAGGAAAAGAGGTCTGAAACGAACACCGAAAAGGTTCACAAGAGGCCCAATGAAGAAGGCAAAGTTCCTCAGTCGAAGTTTTTGCCGTCATGGAAGAGCGACTTTCCTTGGGTTTACCATAGAGATGGGGCAATGTTCTGCTCGGTGTGTAAGGAAAGACCCAATTTATCAGATTCGTCCTCAGCGT is a genomic window of Acropora muricata isolate sample 2 chromosome 8, ASM3666990v1, whole genome shotgun sequence containing:
- the LOC136925514 gene encoding putative nuclease HARBI1, with the protein product MDRDGDRSRSSPLSTFLKMADVLMLLPELMEDDVNVINDIIEDDDDIVVFSATSCFMRRNLTRIAGYFEHTVPRYLPGDFKRHFRMTEETFEIPSREILRTGHIPVGNPSGRPVIQPQKQILTLLWGMANQEPARAIADRIDITRSSYSRVFRRVVMAAVGLSNEYIRWPTGINRRLVCDDKLLFTDVVAGWPGSVHDSRVLRNSVLWNTSVHKFPGDTHSLGDGGYPLLSWLITPFRDNGHLTAQQRRFNQALSSIRQRVERAISFLKGRWRKLLLLNHLDLELEVYIIVAACVLHNFCLLHDDFDEEYLNDELDDNDDDPGHHPADGRAEAKRTHLMNTVCP